One genomic segment of Plasmodium cynomolgi strain B DNA, chromosome 14, whole genome shotgun sequence includes these proteins:
- a CDS encoding hypothetical protein (putative), whose translation MKRAKDEQTPSDENKYEKYSLYKSDKGTPGAQVPPPSSAITNQVESVYFVNYRAVVVKTKRYYVTQNSYMLFGDVFKIYNLKGEIKKIHAFFPGDENNLSDTLIMLKTTIVAVTTSKAEALRVADGIEMTCKICRKKRKATKFSIEGFLRKVRCDTCRVKPKNLINKMRRSNGMGSSGMGSNGIGSSGMGNNGVRNNGVRNNGMRNNRLENNRLENNSAGESARMHSGEGSLGGNPSSGGTPNNGCLSASAAAMNDASAGQQHHQQQRICSYNSKNANNGSAAHSFLKSSCYVGTREACAASQNNNNEHDAKNPDEIISMIIELIKYISWMQKALIRASKGNYVIDHTEINIEKISKVVHSAQVLCNKLLRQKSLVEQTGSNSRNNTNFIPMYNTNSNNFRIKYSNLYENKINAMHSRPIETNLTNSNAVSVFNNIINHNTLSLLNCAAAQRNVSATTSCSSGANGGGSGAGNGGGNGCGNGAGNDSASNSTSGEGAPNESGQNGTSPTNLSNLTSVTNLTNTPSNGNNSNATMDTDPPLNNFSSINNANILPYYSNACQITCVPPSPCSTRNDNRMNHFIKQENNYMYRNKQSEEFSNNMQSNIKNSYYSDKQDIVFSALSKQYNSNVNISFNNINNSVSNFYRTVSKNYNIRDTILNLDK comes from the exons ATGAAGAGGGCCAAGGATGAGCAGACGCCCTCGGACGAAAATAAGTACGAAAAATATTCCCTATACAAAAGCGACAAGGGCACTCCAGGGGCACAGGTACCCCCTCCCTCCTCAGCCATCACGAACCAAGTAGAGTCTGTTTACTTTGTGAACTACAGAGCTGTAGTTGTAAAAACGAAACGGTATTATGTCACACAGAATTCTTACATGCTCTTTGGAGATGTgttcaaaatatataacttaaaaggagaaataaaaaaaatacatgcattttttccaggggatgaaaataatttatcagATACTCTTATTATGTTGAAAACGACAATAGTAGCTGTGACGACATCCAAAGCAGAAGCCTTACGTGTAGCCGACGGAATTGAAATGACGTGCAAAATTTGTcgcaaaaagaggaaggcAACGAAGTTCTCTATAGAAGGCTTCCTCAGGAAGGTGAGGTGTGATACGTGTAGAGTGAAACCGAAGAATTTAATTAACAAGATGAGAC GCAGCAACGGGATGGGAAGCAGCGGGATGGGAAGCAACGGGATTGGAAGCAGCGGAATGGGAAACAATGGCGTTCGAAACAATGGCGTGCGAAACAACGGCATGCGAAACAACCGGCTGGAAAACAACCGGCTGGAAAACAACAGCGCCGGCGAAAGCGCTCGCATGCACAGTGGTGAGGGGAGCCTGGGCGGTAACCCCAGCAGTGGCGGTACACCCAACAACGGATGCCTCAGCGCAAGTGCCGCCGCCATGAACGACGCCAGCGCGGGCCAACAGCACCACCAGCAGCAGCGCATATGTTCGTACAACTCGAAGAATGCCAATAACGGCAGCGCCGCCCACTCCTTCCTCAAGAGCAGCTGCTATGTGGGTACCAGAGAAGCGTGCGCAGCTAGCCAAAACAACAACAATGAGCATGATGCCAAAAACCCAGACGAAATTATTTCCATGATAATAGAGCTAATAAAGTACATCTCGTGGATGCAAAAGGCACTCATCAGAGCATCCAAAGGAAACTACGTCATAGATCACACAGAAATTAACatcgaaaaaatttccaaagtAGTTCATTCTGCTCAGGTCTTGTGTAATAAACTCTTAAGACAAAAATCTTTGGTAGAACAAACAGGATCAAATAGTCGAAACAACACCAACTTCATCCCCATGTACAATACCAACTCTAATAACTTCAGAATAAAGTATTCTAACTTGTACGAGAACAAAATTAACGCTATGCACAGCAGACCGATCGAGACCAACCTGACGAACTCCAATGCAGTGAGTGTTTTTAACAACATTATCAATCACAACACGTTGAGCCTTTTGAATTGCGCTGCTGCTCAGAGGAACGTCTCAGCCACGACATCCTGTAGTAGTGGTGCGAATGGAGGTGGAAGCGGTGCAGGGAATGGCGGCGGGAATGGCTGTGGGAATGGCGCTGGAAATGACAGCGCATCGAACAGCACCAGCGGAGAGGGCGCGCCAAACGAAAGCGGACAAAACGGAACAAGTCCCACCAACCTATCCAACTTAACAAGCGTCACCAATTTAACCAACACGCCAAGCAACGGAAACAACAGCAACGCCACCATGGATACGGATCCCCCACTGAACAACTTCAGCAGCATCAACaatgcaaatattttaccCTACTATTCGAACGCCTGCCAAATTACCTGCGTCCCACCCTCCCCATGTTCCACTCGAAACGATAACAGAATGAACCATTTTATAAAAcaggaaaataattacatgtACAGAAATAAGCAAAGTGAAGAATTTTCAAACAACATGCAAAGTAACATCAAAAATAGCTACTACAGTGACAAACAAGACATTGTTTTCTCGGCCCTCTCCAAGCAGTACAACTCCAACGTTAATATCTCCTTTAACAATATTAACAACTCCGTGTCGAATTTTTACAGGACCGTTTCGAAGAACTACAATATTAGGGATACCATTTTGAATTTGGACAAGTAG
- a CDS encoding leucine-rich repeat protein (putative): MSHKIKLRDNVMYATSPMINEDDIADFVSNMNVYKWEGEAGRQAGQQGDRLTGQQGDRLTGQQTDRLTSESGGSPPEGSAHPYPVKEIQLGSLKISDWGMSILIPCVLRSSNLVTLDLSSNDLTNDSAKILAKCLKYLPRLVSLNLSNNLIKSDGANEIVEEFFSPKLASKRGFSPPRGEQISTNFHLNSQAKNAIKNMHTNVRELDLSDNYLSSSVLLKLSQVISNDNNEKIKLYIKNSHLTDTNLSSFFQKCTHIQNLNISENAIASTLFSDHMKILFTSQLDLKELHLSNICFAQNGTHKQHDGNELLKELVNQLTEAPNLSILSFANNKVNDHGFSLFCEFFKKNKNNITSIDFSNNDISDMNNLSEAIKNKETLKMINLSNNRITDGNLKHFCYDTLSSNLSITEVSLSNNHLTDFSCAYFADALVMQCRIVERSIKLKKQLQGGEASPTMALTLCKGEVGSRIELGNQDDLTGQGELRHDRGPPRGPPPGPPRAWEEFPEIDSQKSTSNSSEGSCSVPLHLTKAKKTNFKNDHSEEIHKLKELITNRHNEQHNFFSCIGVPSLNRASETYKLFFLQEKRRNLIYNKNDDFYHSCDSFSLNCFKGLKYLNISGCRINTQGLTLLINSLNMPYCPLEFLDVSSSASDLTDATHQAFASLIADKKAKFEKNDNFHFEHLPLTVRGVAPTLIPLNDSEDNTDGDSIESEWWNYKQGDWPEQGSDEAA, encoded by the exons ATGTCACACAAAATAAAGCTAAGAGACAATGTCATGTACGCCACGAGCCCGATGATAAACGAGGACGACATAGCGGACTTCGTTTCGAACATGAATGTTTACAAGTGGGAAGGAGAGGCGGGTCGGCAGGCGGGCCAACAGGGGGATCGGCTGACGGGCCAACAGGGGGATCGGCTGACGGGCCAGCAGACCGATCGGCTGACTTCCGAATCGGGGGGCAGCCCGCCCGAGGGAAGCGCGCACCCCTACCCAGTTAAGGAAATACAACTCGGAAGCTTAAAAATCTCCGACTGGGGTATGTCCATCCTCATCCCCTGCGTGCTGAGAAGCAGCAACTTGGTTACGCTTGATTTATCGAGCAACGACTTGACTAAT GATAGCGCAAAAATCCTGGCCAAGTGCCTCAAGTACCTGCCCAGACTGGTCTCCCTAAATCTGTCCAACAACCTGATCAAGTCCGACGGTGCCAACGAAATTGtagaggaatttttttcccccaaatTGGCCTCCAAAAGAGGAttctcccccccaagggGAGAACAAATAAGCACCAattttcacctgaacagtcaggcaaaaaatgcaataaaaaatatgcacacaaatgtaCGTGAATTGGATTTGTCAGACAATTATTTGAGTTCCTCTGTTCTGTTAAAATTAAGTCAAGTCATCAGTAACGATAACAATGAGAAAATcaaattatacataaaaaatagtcACCTTACTGATACCAATTTATCCtcctttttccaaaaatgcacacacatacaaaatttaaacatatcTGAAAATGCTATTGCTTCCACCTTATTCTCTGACCacatgaaaattttatttacatccCAGCTAGACTTAAAAGAATTACATTTATCCAACATATGCTTTGCTCAAAATGGCACACACAAACAGCATGATGGGAATGAACTACTTAAAGAGCTGGTTAACCAACTGACTGAAGCTCccaatttatccattttgtctTTTGCGAACAATAAGGTTAATGATCATGGattttcacttttctgtgaattttttaaaaaaaataaaaataatattacatCAATTGATTTTTCGAATAATGACATTTCTGACATGAATAATCTCAGcgaagcaataaaaaataaagagacGTTAAAAATGATTAATTTATCAAATAACAGAATTACGGATGGAAATTTGAAACACTTCTGTTACGACACGTTGTCATCCAACCTGAGCATTACAGAAGTTTCCCTGTCGAATAATCACTTGACGGATTTTTCTTGTGCTTACTTTGCCGACGCGTTGGTGATGCAGTGTAGGATTGTAGAAAGATCGATTAAGTTGAAGAAGCaactgcaggggggggaggcctCCCCAACCATGGCGCTTACGCTTTGCAAGGGAGAGGTTGGCAGTAGGATTGAACTGGGCAACCAAGATGATTTAACCGGTCAAGGTGAGCTACGTCACGATCGTGGACCCCCTCGAGGACCCCCTCCTGGACCCCCGCGGGCGTGGGAAGAATTCCCCGAAATTGACTCGCAAAAATCCACGTCCAACTCGAGCGAAGGCAGCTGCTCAGTCCCTCTCCACCTAAccaaagcgaaaaaaacgaatttcaaaaatgaccACTCCGAAGAGATACACAAATTGAAGGAGCTCATCACGAACCGACACAACGAACAgcataatttcttttcctgCATCGGTGTTCCATCCCTTAACAGAGCTAGCGAAACGTACAAACTGTTCTTCttgcaagaaaaaaggagaaacttaatatataacaaaaacGACGACTTCTACCATTCCTGTGATTCATTTTCGCTCAACTGTTTTAAAGGCCTCAAATACCTGAATATCTCCGGCTGTCGCATTAATACCCAAGGGTTGACTCTCCTCATTAATTCACTCAACATGCCCTATTGCCCCTTAGAATTTTTGGACGTTTCCTCGTCCGCTAGCGACCTAACGGATGCTACACACCAGGCATTCGCCTCACTGATTGCAGACAAAAAAGCcaaattcgaaaaaaatgacaacttccattttgagcatTTGCCGCTCACCGTCCGCGGGGTTGCTCCCACACTGATTCCACTCAACGACTCGGAGGATAACACGGATGGGGACAGCATAG AGTCAGAGTGGTGGAACTACAAACAGGGTGACTGGCCCGAGCAAGGATCGGACGAAGCGGCATAG
- a CDS encoding hypothetical protein (putative), whose amino-acid sequence QETNTSALLKKIIPYTKNTFLGSCHLKYFYSHVVEPLLKEGNMDPECLPNLVHTFKRNEECNYVVKKLNDYITCAIRERKISLQNDVNNWVSVIQVFSAKWRGINFVPLLRHLLVNDSFAPSSGGDTHHAQVSEPRNVEAPIPSDIQIQQRQLDQRQLDQSGLNQHQHDPRQVCHPISSRDLRYATLESLPPRTFCILLNVLSKVKMHNVPDPTFTSFLREKTSQMLPYMNNIDLVQLAEALSQLICVDKKILSTLIEPEVFKRVTSFDVLQLSMIFHSLSRYWKDLKKKQLFCVLFMRKIKKYLALYSLHNQEEKYILRTRNKNTLIEIAPMFFLAYVKNTHYMFPHYFCFSKFVLLQFSILSKWLHRSQKRRSLFEGNYQRGMLNQQMEGPSLNKYHNQQLADSGGSHPPCLRHTNQTLSNLL is encoded by the coding sequence CAAGAAACTAACACCTCTGCATTGCTCAAAAAAATCATTCCCTATACAAAAAATACCTTCCTGGGGAGTTGccatttgaaatatttttattcccatGTTGTTGAGCCGCTACTAAAGGAAGGTAACATGGATCCCGAATGCTTACCAAACCTTGTTCatacatttaaaagaaatgaagagTGTAACTATGTGGTGAAGAAATTGAACGATTACATCACTTGTGCCATtcgagaaagaaaaatttctcTGCAGAATGACGTAAACAACTGGGTCAGTGTTATACAGGTATTTTCTGCCAAATGGAGAGGCATCAATTTTGTGCCCCTGCTGAGACACCTTTTGGTGAATGACAGTTTTGCGCCTTCGAGCGGGGGGGATACACATCACGCTCAGGTGAGTGAACCTCGCAACGTAGAGGCACCTATCCCAAGTGACATACAAATTCAGCAGCGCCAACTGGATCAGCGCCAACTCGATCAGAGCGGACTCAATCAGCACCAACACGATCCGCGCCAAGTGTGCCATCCCATTTCTTCCCGTGATCTCCGCTACGCAACGTTGGAAAGCCTCCCCCCCAGGACCTTCTGCATACTGCTGAACGTGCTGTCCAAAGTTAAAATGCACAACGTGCCAGATCCCACCTTCACATCCTTTCTGCGTGAAAAAACGTCCCAAATGCTTCCCTACATGAACAACATCGACTTGGTCCAACTCGCAGAAGCTCTATCCCAACTCATATgtgtagataaaaaaattctctccACACTGATAGAACCGGAAGTGTTCAAAAGGGTAACCTCCTTTGACGTTTTGCAGTTGTCCATGATCTTTCATTCTCTCTCCAGATATTGGAaggacttaaaaaaaaaacaactttttTGCGTACTCTTCATGcggaagataaaaaaatatttggcaCTATATTCATTACACAATCAGGAGGAGAAATACATCCTGCGCACTCGGAACAAAAATACGCTGATCGAAATAGCGcccatgttttttttggcctACGTGAAAAACACACACTACATGTTCCCGcactatttttgtttttccaagTTCGTCCTGCTGCAGTTTTCGATTTTGTCCAAGTGGCTACATCGCTCACAAAAGAGGCGCTCTCTCTTTGAAGGAAATTACCAACGTGGGATGCTAAATCAGCAGATGGAGGGACCCTCCCTGAATAAGTATCACAATCAGCAGTTAGCAGACAGTGGAGGAAGCCATCCTCCTTGCTTACGCCACACCAACCAAACGCTCTCCAATTTGCT
- a CDS encoding cutA homologue (putative), translating into MLISLAATTTKRCQNKLLYSLFVNNSTKQSLLKKGSLGQGRKNSSPCARSFCTKMEDPTEFIAVYVTAPGSDVAEKVGPARGSATNRGKKTAQIKMKENRNEKISNVMLEDQLASCVNIIPGVLSLYHWKGEIARDNEVLMMIKTRKNLFAKIVDAVKANHPYEVPEVISVPIQQGSKDYLDWITKSVKSPSEGDKKNT; encoded by the exons ATGCTCATTTCGCTAGCTGCTACGACAACGAAGAGGTGTCAAAATAAACTTTtgtattccctttttgtaaataacaGTACAAAGCAAAGCTTGTTAAAGAAAGGTTCCCTCGGAcaaggcagaaaaaattcatcacCTTGTGCGAGATCCTTCTGCACTAAAATGGAAGACCCCACAGAGTTCATAGCTGTGTATGTTACTGCCCCTGGAAGCGATGTCGCAGAAAAGGTGGGTCCTGCACGAGGCAGTGCTACTaatagggggaaaaaaacagcacaGATAAAGATGAAAGAGAATAGAAATGAGAAA ATTTCAAATGTGATGCTTGAAGATCAGCTAGCCAGCTGCGTGAACATCATCCCAGGCGTCCTCAGTTTATATCACTGGAAGGGCGAGATAGCT CGTGATAACGAAGTCCTGATGATGATCAAAACGAGGAAGAATTTATTCGCCAAAATTGTGGACGCGGTGAAAGCAAACCATCCGTACGAAGTGCCAGAG GTCATTTCCGTCCCAATACAACAAGGCAGCAAG gACTACTTAGATTGGATAACCAAATCGGTCAAATCGCCCTCCGAGGGGGACAAGAAAAATACCTAG
- a CDS encoding hypothetical protein (putative) produces MDVEEKLLKSFKEMMKKSVKHQGGKEQNGISDFPKWENNFSCDEYSVKDVVRHARGGGRGGEGGETGKYKDVFNTFENDINYYLGEYVEEIICSSVTGRKDNGFPRWEEETLRRPSDVIFKHLIYGSLLGENLRRYECSSRSVNELFSDSFK; encoded by the exons ATGGATGTCGAAGAGAAACTACTGAAATCGTTTAAGgagatgatgaaaaaaagtgtaaagcatcaaggggggaaggaacaaaaCGGCATTTCCGActttccaaaatgggaaaacaatttttcatGCGATGAGTACTCAGTCAAGGATGTGGTACGTCATGCcagaggaggggggagaggaggagaaggtgGAGAGACAGGTAAGTATAAGGATGTATTTAACACCTTTGAAAATGACATAAATTACTACTTAGGTGAATATGTCGAAGAAATTATATGCTCTTCGGTCACGGGTAGGAAGGATAATGGCTTCCCTCGatgggaggaagaaacgtTGAGGAGACCGTCGGACGTAATTTTTAAGCACTTGATCTATGGCAGTTTGTTGGGCGAAAATTTGAGGCGTTATGAATGCAGCTCGAG AAGTGTGAACGAGCTTTTTAGCGATTCGTTCAAA
- a CDS encoding protein phosphatase 2C domain containing protein (putative) gives GEKKKKKYSGEEEAVINGQEGAQCGVVRGKVGNQVKVRTKKESRGRAGRVAKEGGEVTTDRKAEKVETTTIGEPTREPSRKDNFHLYCQNHSKIFGDEDYGNLFKYETGGMMSTTREVPSGHVRSGDTGNDRIQTLDSTTQVKQKNEESWNNQLNEISNIIYDTNEDDNPVDENKQVGITNNGEKIVYPSIYKDNKKEWFQANKQDEWLVHKLCDWLYHVKDKLYFNIKTQGIYYVKDGSFLKLESSFDERGDVSVSRSDSRGDSRGGSRGGSRGGSRGGSPSGIRSGIRSGTRSGNGHKNGFSFEFDSDDPLLNKKGEASNADERNLLANMSDMVSDHSVRANPCVLIEDSGSMRSNSSRIISRSSSGGHGAEADSGSSILRGDKTEQRNGGPTGGSPSSGSAAREDRSADGRSSDGRSSDDRSADDRSADGRSSDGRSSDGRSADDRSDDDRSADGRSADGRSADRRRLRRENAEVNDETVEEFSMVLEDDLVCGTYSQMGDHNRCENEDFYVTKEILDLNNVSESDGLCFFSGVFDGHGGSNCARYVMTHLKTNLIAKFRQSFLITCKKQCKDKGSKLNDLSVEIRALYDSCIKGFDMTDKNYIELSKKYNYKDGSTACVVLIYGPDDDGSLKVLCANCGDSGALICHDREPVKLSLRHKPDLQEERVRILKCGGIIANINGINRIITKHKVKGHTGRENTFLALSTSRSFGDISYKVPKKIVLCKPFISVYTIDFDMDSFLVLATDGILNVLTDKEIIDIVWRNIHRKPEEAAEEVVHEASRRGSTDDKTCTVIFFYWRKDIFSGESEDASVDAPPLEEAPGEDINMFSELHVVVSNLAAVSLGPSPRDASLLCVLLIFVVSLANHLSKGPDGLDSSDGLDSSDGFDNSDGFDNSDTFCSSFSCCSCVSI, from the exons ggagaaaaaaaaaaaaagaaatattcgggggaggaagaagcagttaTAAATGGACAGGAAGGTGCACAATGCGGAGTGGTGAGAGGTAAGGTGGGGAATCAAGTTAAAGTGCGAACGAAGAAGGAGTCTAGAGGAAGGGCTGGGAGAGTGGccaaggaggggggggaggtcaCGACGGATAGGAAGGCGGAAAAAGTGGAGACCACAACTATTGGCGAACCGACGAGGGAGCCTTCCAGGAAGGATAACTTTCACCTGTACTGTCAAAATCATAGTAAAATTTTCGGAGACGAAGATTATGGGAATTTGTTCAAATATGAAACTGGAGGAATGATGAGCACCACGCGGGAGGTTCCTTCGGGCCACGTTCGCAGTGGTGACACCGGCAATGATCGAATACAGACACTTGACAGTACCACCCaggtgaaacaaaaaaatgaagagagcTGGAACAACCAACTGAACGAAATATCGAACATAATTTACGACACAAATGAGGATGATAATCCCGTGGATGAAAACAAACAGGTGGGAATAACGAacaatggagaaaaaatagtatatCCGTCAATATATAAAGATAATAAGAAGGAATGGTTTCAAGCGAACAAGCAGGACGAGTGGCTTGTTCATAAATTATGTGATTGGCTTTACCATGTTAAGGATAAGCTGTACTTTAACATAAAAACGCAGGGAATTTATTATGTCAAGGATGGGTCTTTTCTCAAGTTAGAGAGCTCATTTGACGAAAGGGGAGACGTCAGTGTGAGTCGGAGTGACAGTCGGGGTGACAGTCGGGGTGGCAGTCGGGGTGGCAGTCGGGGTGGCAGTCGGGGTGGCAGTCCAAGTGGCATCCGTAGTGGCATCCGTAGTGGCACCCGCAGTGGGAACGGACACAAAAATGGCTTCTCGTTTGAGTTCGATTCTGATGATCCATtgttgaataaaaaaggggaggcgaGTAACGCAGATGAGAGAAATTTGCTTGCAAACATGAGCGACATGGTGAGTGATCACAGCGTGCGTGCGAACCCGTGTGTGCTTATTGAGGACAGTGGCAGCATGAGGAGCAACTCCAGTCGGATCATCAGTCGAAGTAGTAGCGGGGGTCACGGTGCGGAGGCCGACTCGGGCAGCAGCATTTTGAGGGGTGACAAGACTGAGCAGAGGAATGGAGGCCCAACGGGCGGCAGTCCCTCGAGTGGCAGCGCGGCGCGGGAAGATCGCTCTGCTGATGGGCGCTCTTCCGATGGGCGTTCTTCCGATGACCGCTCAGCTGATGACCGCTCTGCTGATGGGCGCTCTTCCGATGGCCGCTCTTCCGATGGCCGCTCTGCCGATGACCGCTCTGATGATGACCGCTCTGCTGATGGCCGCTCTGCTGATGGCCGCTCTGCTGATAGGCGCCGCCTCAGACGGGAGAACGCCGAGGTGAACGACGAAACTGTGGAAGAGTTCAGTATGGTGCTGGAGGACGACTTGGTGTGCGGCACGTACAGCCAAATGGGGGATCACAACAGATGcgaaaatgaagattttTACGTGACAAAGGAGATTCTAGACCTGAATAACGTATCGGAGAGTGACGGGTTGTGTTTCTTTAGTGGAGTATTCGACGGACACGGTGGGTCCAACTGTGCAAGGTACGTAATGACCCACTTAAAGACAAATTTGATAGCAAAATTCAGGCAGTCTTTTTTAATCACATGTAAGAAGCAATGCAAAGACAAGGGATCCAAACTAAATGACCTGAGTGTTGAGATAAGGGCATTGTATGATAGCTGCATTAAGGGGTTCGACATGACGGACAAGAATTACATAGAATTGTCGAAGAAGTATAACTATAAAGATGGCTCTACAGCATGTGTCGTTTTGATTTACGGACCCGATGACGATGGGTCTCTTAAAGTGTTGTGTGCAAACTGTGGAGATTCAGGTGCACTCATATGTCATGATAGAGAACCAGTGAAGCTATCACTAAGACATAAACCGGATTTGCAAGAAGAACGAGTGAGGATATTGAAGTGTGGAGGAATCATAGCGAACATTAATGGAATCAACAGAATCATTACGAAACATAAGGTGAAAGGACATACAGGTCGAGAAAACACCTTTTTGGCTTTATCCACATCTAGATCCTTTGGAGACATATCATACAAGGTccctaaaaaaattgttttatgCAAACCTTTTATTAGTGTTTACACTATCGACTTTGATATGGATTCTTTTTTGGTCCTGGCCACTGATGGGATTTTGAATGTTTTGACGGATAAGGAAATCATCGATATCGTTTGGAGGAACATCCATAGGAAGCCGGAGGAGGCTGCGGAGGAGGTGGTCCATGAGGCCTCCAGGCGTGGCTCCACGGACGACAAGACTTGCACcgtcattttcttttactgGAGGAAGGACATCTTTAGCGGCGAGTCCGAGGACGCTTCCGTGGACGCGCCTCCGCTCGAGGAGGCCCCTGGCGAG GATATCAACATGTTTTCCGAA CTACACGTTGTAGTGTCTAACTTGGCGGCAGTGAGTTTGGGTCCCTCCCCAAGGGATGCCTCTCTTCTGTGTGTGCTGCTGATCTTCGTCGTTTCCCTGGCCAATCACTTGTCCAAAGGCCCCGACGGTTTGGACAGCTCCGACGGTTTGGACAGCTCCGACGGCTTCGATAACTCCGACGGCTTCGATAACTCCGACACCTTCTGCAGCTCCTTCAGCTGCTGCAGCTGCGTGAGCATATAA
- a CDS encoding hypothetical protein (putative), whose protein sequence is MTVGIKEFLNFLKVHFPSEADGAAEKRQAGKTKQTEDQAVKQGEKQAEKTEQTEKPHQTEDKPNGEQAEPEGKGGRMEKQLNDEIEKEKMEYNRFAPLRNIVKNFTFIKFNNIKEKNPSDIVQQIFMLAHNKKEKYILRHLCKIIPLDCICKPHMSPFIKTILPVLKKNFPKGTCAQESFTVGHLSKLMSVAAEEGDKEGEKEEGQAKEGEKEEEQAKEGDKKEEQAEEEQAKEGEKKEDQTKEDQKVEEKKAEESQAKEETTPSEDKHAAGKKVSWALVYKCSNTKTLMKRDVLTVLDNCIGSNYSVNLGNPDMAVVVYVTEVRFAFLREEESGGDVLSFLLLKLPPTSPQIL, encoded by the coding sequence ATGACCGTAGgcataaaagaatttttgaatttcctGAAGGTGCACTTTCCCAGTGAGGCAGACGGAGCGGCGGAGAAGCGGCAGGCGGGGAAGACGAAGCAGACGGAGGATCAGGCGGTGAagcagggggagaagcaggcGGAGAAGACGGAGCAGACGGAGAAGCCGCACCAGACGGAGGACAAGCCGAACGGGGAGCAAGCGGAAccagaaggaaaaggaggacgCATGGAAAAACAACTCAATGACgaaatcgaaaaggaaaaaatggagtacaACCGTTTTGCCCCACTTCGaaatatagtaaaaaatttcaccttcataaaatttaacaacataaaagagaaaaaccCATCGGATATTGTTCAGCAGATCTTCATGTTAGCTcacaacaaaaaggaaaaatatatcctaagacatttatgcaaaattatTCCACTAGACTGTATATGTAAGCCACACATGTCTCCCTTCATAAAGACCATCCTCCCagttttgaagaaaaattttcccaAAGGGACCTGCGCGCAGGAGAGTTTTACCGTTGGTCATTTATCCAAGCTGATGAGTGTGGCGGCGGAGGAGGGGGATAAGGAGGGtgagaaggaggaagggCAGGCGAAGGAGGgtgagaaggaggaagagcaGGCGAAGGAGGGGGATAAGAAGGAAGAGCAGGCGGAGGAAGAGCAGGCGAAGGAGGgcgagaagaaggaagaccAGACGAAGGAAGACCAGAaggtggaggaaaaaaaggcggagGAGAGCCAGGCTAAGGAAGAGACAACACCAAGTGAGGACAAACACGCCGCGGGAAAAAAGGTTTCATGGGCCCTGGTCTACAAATGCTCGAACACGAAGACTCTGATGAAAAGAGACGTGTTGACAGTGCTAGACAATTGCATAGGAAGCAACTATTCTGTTAATTTGGGAAACCCTGACATGGCCGTGGTGGTTTACGTGACAGAGGTTCGGTTTGCATTTCTGAGAGAGGAGGAGAGTGGCGGCGATGTGCTTTCTTTTCTGCTATTAAAGTTGCCACCCACGTCGCCACAGATCCTTTAG
- a CDS encoding hypothetical protein (putative) has product MKKAQNEVIKFAPFDLKNRQSLINFYKMLCKDYKCGELHENIILNPDKKSPFLYVEQREHEIIFGFKDTNNDIYQRLVKLKDHKIFGYKQTKQDQIIAQLIKNIQNYSYIEGGALVTFHKSLLKSYMLTQLQQLKELQKVSELSKPSELSKPSELSKPSELSKPSGPLD; this is encoded by the coding sequence ATGAAAAAGGCCCAAAATGAAGTCATAAAATTCGCACCGTTCGacttaaaaaatagacaaTCCCTgatcaatttttacaaaatgttaTGCAAAGATTATAAGTGTGGAGAGCTGCAcgaaaatatcattttaaatCCAGACAAGAAATCGCCCTTCCTTTACGTGGAACAGAGAGAGcacgaaattattttcggCTTTAAGGATACcaataatgacatatatcAGAGGTTGGTGAAATTAAAAGaccataaaatttttggctACAAGCAAACTAAGCAAGATCAAATAATTGCACAGTTAATTAAGaatatacaaaattattcGTACATTGAAGGAGGTGCCCTCGTGACTTTTCACAAATCCCTTCTAAAGAGTTATATGCTCACGCAGCTGCAGCAGCTGAAGGAGCTGCAGAAGGTGTCGGAGTTATCGAAGCCGTCGGAGTTATCGAAGCCGTCGGAGCTGTCCAAACCGTCGGAGCTGTCCAAACCGTCGGGGCCTTTGGAC